In Sphingobacterium sp. PCS056, the following proteins share a genomic window:
- a CDS encoding GLPGLI family protein, with protein MRHMKILNYSILFILLCCSTFAKAQYTLFSKVGSISFDKTMYMKNIVNKQFIAKADGNSKDQFERMLPTIPENVVLKKTLKFNGNETLFQPVVGQELDMKVKQLIMMFALDFDAQTLSNLATKDYKRFNDVMGDKIIIQDSVKTVKWRITDEYREIAGYTCRRANGFTSDSTYVIGFYANEIPVSGGPESINGLPGMILGLVVPSQHVSYFATQVELSNTIVMDKKVFENKKTKSMTRKQMVDQFTETISQWLNKETVKYIMQLATL; from the coding sequence ATGAGACACATGAAAATACTTAATTATAGCATTCTTTTTATATTATTATGCTGCAGTACGTTTGCAAAAGCGCAGTATACACTTTTTTCTAAGGTTGGTTCGATATCTTTTGATAAGACAATGTATATGAAGAATATTGTAAACAAACAATTTATTGCTAAAGCTGACGGAAATTCAAAGGATCAATTTGAACGTATGCTTCCAACAATACCAGAAAATGTAGTTTTGAAAAAGACGTTAAAGTTTAATGGCAACGAAACCCTTTTTCAACCTGTCGTTGGACAAGAATTGGATATGAAAGTCAAGCAATTAATTATGATGTTTGCTCTTGATTTTGATGCACAAACGCTTTCAAATTTGGCTACTAAAGACTATAAACGATTTAATGATGTGATGGGCGATAAAATCATCATCCAAGATTCTGTGAAAACAGTAAAATGGCGTATCACAGACGAGTACCGTGAAATAGCTGGCTATACTTGCCGTAGAGCTAATGGTTTTACCTCTGATTCAACTTATGTCATCGGATTTTATGCCAATGAAATTCCAGTTAGTGGGGGACCTGAGTCTATAAATGGTTTGCCGGGTATGATCTTGGGATTAGTAGTTCCAAGCCAGCACGTGTCTTATTTTGCTACTCAAGTCGAACTAAGCAATACGATTGTTATGGATAAAAAGGTTTTTGAAAATAAGAAAACTAAATCCATGACACGGAAACAGATGGTCGATCAATTTACAGAGACTATATCACAATGGTTGAATAAAGAGACCGTAAAATACATCATGCAATTGGCAACTTTGTAA
- a CDS encoding phosphoribosylanthranilate isomerase yields MSLKIKVCGMKDLDNMLDLIKLPIDYMGLIFYEKSKRYVSSLDAHFIKSIQGIKKIGVFVNATEQEILEKIDTFGLTGIQLHGHEDPNFCLQFKSRGIVVIKSFGIDESFDWQSLKKYDDAVDYFLFDTKSVNHGGTGIQFDWNLLKNYTLEKPYFLSGGLSAENVIAASQFPDHRLYGLDLNSKFEFKSGIKNVELLEQTLKNMSYEQIPG; encoded by the coding sequence ATGAGCTTAAAAATTAAAGTTTGTGGTATGAAAGATCTTGACAATATGCTTGATCTGATTAAATTACCGATAGACTATATGGGTTTGATTTTCTATGAGAAATCAAAAAGATATGTCAGCAGCCTAGATGCCCATTTTATAAAATCCATTCAAGGAATAAAAAAAATAGGGGTTTTTGTTAATGCGACTGAACAAGAAATTTTAGAAAAAATAGATACTTTCGGATTAACTGGAATACAACTTCATGGACATGAAGATCCAAATTTTTGTTTACAATTTAAATCCCGAGGTATCGTGGTCATCAAGTCTTTTGGCATTGATGAAAGTTTTGACTGGCAATCATTGAAGAAATACGATGACGCAGTTGATTATTTTTTATTTGATACCAAAAGCGTCAATCACGGTGGGACGGGAATACAATTTGATTGGAACCTATTAAAAAATTACACGCTCGAAAAACCATACTTCTTGAGTGGGGGCTTGAGTGCTGAAAATGTGATAGCAGCAAGCCAATTTCCTGATCATCGTTTATATGGTCTCGATTTAAATTCAAAATTTGAATTTAAATCGGGGATAAAAAATGTAGAATTATTAGAACAAACATTGAAAAACATGAGTTATGAGCAAATACCAGGTTAA
- a CDS encoding outer membrane beta-barrel protein — protein sequence MKRKTIFHLLLLLPMLVSFCFAQSKIHGKISDSKDQQKLSNATIMLLSAKDSILLDFTRSDENGNFSLNTPTQSESVLIVSYPKYGDYYTSILPNQDYSALKVGLTSTAQLLQEVIVTGRIPITIKGDTTEYDAGSFKVEKNAKVEDLLKVLPGITVDASGKITAQGKTVKKVLVDGEEFFGDDPTLVTRNLRSDMVDKVQVYEKKSDQAERTGVDDGQREQTINVKLKDGAKNGMFGKALLGVGTDDYYMGQIMVNKFKGSQKISAYGLFGNNGTTTMNWQDADKYGGDSGVSYGDDGSVSWSNFTDPFSGQGVVGIPRAINSGINFSDKFDKNKHNVNINYKYGRISSDGQDETLMSGLINSRTVKTVDTENDQHRVNLKYDLNFDSLNTLTIRGGASQKNLWSDNKREAYQFSAELDSVITEKTREVADNTVKAFNLSALFTHKFKKKGRSLTFNGEIRKDETSGGGSLFSTVHKYEFDTDSITDQRKNRLQNVTNNRASLTYTEPLSKVLNLSIGAGIESNKSSSLVESFNEGSGDYDDLDERFSNDYDFDRTSSNYKVALGYTTEKLRFNFTNSFNNDDLQQQNNNTKASFSRNFFTYNPSLSGGYSFTKGKNMWFNYNGRNQLPSLNQIQPILDNSDQLNRYLGNENLKPAFSHNFNLGYNTFKLLTGSYAYVGGNLNLVKDPISQNITTSNGINTYEWNNITGKTNISTNFWSGYYFKLNKKLGLSNSPQLSWSLSENYNFFNGELNKVNTTNYNFTYTFTRDTKTGLNFNINLSPQYRIMESNLQQNSNSNGFVFGSSGSVEYFFTKTLKVYTNYDYTYEAATQAFDQKFEQFLVHPGISKKFLKNESLILDFTVNDVLNQNKGFSRSAANSVFTQRRYDTIRRYYMLKLSWDFTKMFL from the coding sequence ATGAAAAGAAAAACAATTTTCCATTTGTTATTGCTTTTACCTATGCTTGTGAGCTTCTGCTTTGCTCAGAGCAAAATTCATGGTAAAATTAGCGATTCCAAAGATCAGCAGAAGTTGTCAAATGCAACAATTATGCTCTTGAGTGCCAAAGACTCTATTCTTCTAGATTTTACAAGATCTGATGAGAATGGTAACTTTTCTTTAAATACACCTACTCAAAGTGAGAGTGTACTGATTGTAAGTTATCCAAAATATGGCGATTATTATACCTCAATATTACCAAATCAAGACTATTCAGCTTTAAAAGTTGGTTTGACAAGCACTGCCCAACTTTTACAGGAAGTTATTGTGACAGGTCGTATTCCAATCACTATAAAGGGGGATACAACAGAATATGATGCAGGTAGCTTTAAAGTTGAAAAAAATGCTAAAGTTGAAGACTTGTTGAAGGTATTGCCTGGTATCACGGTTGATGCTTCGGGCAAGATCACTGCTCAAGGAAAGACCGTTAAAAAAGTATTAGTGGATGGAGAGGAATTCTTTGGAGATGATCCTACTTTGGTAACGCGCAATTTGCGTTCTGATATGGTCGATAAAGTACAAGTTTATGAGAAGAAATCAGATCAAGCAGAGCGAACAGGAGTGGATGATGGTCAGCGTGAACAAACCATTAATGTTAAATTGAAAGATGGGGCTAAAAATGGTATGTTCGGAAAAGCATTGCTAGGAGTGGGCACCGATGATTATTACATGGGGCAGATCATGGTCAATAAATTTAAAGGTTCACAAAAAATATCAGCCTATGGTCTTTTTGGTAATAACGGTACCACTACGATGAATTGGCAAGATGCAGACAAGTATGGTGGTGACTCGGGTGTGAGTTATGGTGATGATGGATCTGTTTCATGGTCAAACTTTACTGATCCTTTCTCAGGACAAGGAGTTGTTGGTATTCCGAGAGCGATCAATTCGGGTATTAATTTTTCGGACAAATTTGATAAAAACAAGCATAATGTTAATATCAATTATAAGTATGGGCGGATCAGTAGTGACGGTCAAGATGAGACCTTGATGAGTGGTCTTATCAATAGCCGTACCGTAAAAACTGTGGATACAGAAAATGATCAACATCGGGTAAACCTAAAATATGACCTGAACTTTGACTCTTTGAATACGTTGACTATTCGTGGAGGAGCCTCGCAAAAGAATTTATGGTCTGATAATAAACGAGAAGCCTATCAGTTTTCTGCAGAATTAGATTCAGTTATAACCGAAAAGACAAGGGAAGTTGCTGACAATACGGTAAAAGCATTTAATTTAAGCGCTTTATTTACCCATAAATTTAAGAAAAAAGGAAGGTCGTTGACATTTAATGGAGAGATCAGAAAAGATGAAACTTCGGGTGGTGGATCGCTCTTTTCTACGGTACATAAATATGAATTCGATACAGACTCTATCACAGATCAACGTAAAAATAGATTACAAAATGTTACCAATAACCGTGCTTCATTAACTTATACAGAACCCTTGTCTAAAGTTTTAAATTTATCTATTGGTGCCGGTATTGAAAGTAATAAAAGTTCTTCTCTGGTTGAATCTTTTAATGAAGGATCGGGAGATTATGATGACCTTGACGAACGTTTCAGTAATGATTATGATTTTGATAGAACAAGTAGCAATTACAAGGTGGCTTTAGGGTATACCACAGAGAAGTTAAGGTTTAACTTTACCAATAGTTTTAACAATGATGATCTACAGCAACAAAATAACAATACCAAAGCATCTTTCTCAAGAAATTTCTTCACCTATAATCCATCTTTAAGTGGAGGTTACTCTTTTACCAAAGGTAAAAACATGTGGTTCAATTATAATGGTCGCAATCAATTACCTTCTTTAAATCAGATTCAACCTATATTAGATAATTCAGATCAATTGAACCGTTATCTTGGTAATGAAAATTTGAAACCAGCATTCAGTCACAATTTTAATTTAGGATATAATACGTTTAAATTATTGACAGGAAGTTACGCATATGTTGGAGGTAATTTAAACCTTGTAAAAGATCCAATTTCACAAAATATCACAACTTCAAACGGTATCAATACTTACGAATGGAATAATATAACGGGGAAAACAAATATTTCGACAAATTTCTGGTCTGGTTATTATTTCAAACTCAATAAGAAACTGGGATTAAGTAACTCTCCACAGTTGTCATGGTCACTTTCTGAAAATTATAATTTCTTCAATGGTGAGCTTAATAAAGTGAATACAACCAATTATAACTTTACTTACACGTTTACACGTGACACAAAAACAGGATTGAACTTTAATATAAATCTAAGTCCACAATATCGTATAATGGAGTCTAATTTGCAGCAAAATTCAAATAGTAACGGATTTGTATTCGGCTCTTCTGGTAGTGTTGAATACTTTTTCACTAAAACACTAAAAGTATATACGAATTACGATTATACATATGAAGCAGCCACACAAGCATTTGATCAGAAATTTGAGCAATTTTTGGTACATCCAGGAATTAGTAAAAAATTCTTGAAAAATGAATCTTTGATTTTAGACTTTACAGTTAATGATGTCTTAAATCAAAATAAAGGCTTTAGCAGATCAGCTGCAAACTCTGTATTTACACAAAGAAGATATGATACTATCAGACGTTATTATATGTTGAAGTTATCATGGGATTTTACTAAAATGTTTTTATAA
- a CDS encoding dipeptidase, translating to MQTIQEYVEANKQRFLDELFDLLRLPSVSADPKFKGDVEKTAEFVAQKLKEAGADQVEICQTAGNPIVYGEKIVDPALPTVLTYGHYDVQPADPYELWDTPPFEPTIRDGKIYARGSADDKGQFYMHVKAFEYMMKNNALACNIKFMIEGEEEVGSVNLGTFVKENTEKLKADVIVISDTSMISLETPSLETGLRGLSYVEVEVTGPNRDLHSGVYGGAVANPATVLAKLIASLHDENNHIAIPGFYDDVIELSQEERNELNKAPFEIEEYKKDLGVEALWGEEGYSTIERTGTRPTLEVNGIWGGYIGEGAKTVLPSKAFAKISMRLVPNQNSQRITDLFKKHFEAIAPKYVRVEVKPHHGGEPVVTPTDSVAYKAAEKALTETFGVKPIPTRGGGSIPIVALFEEVLGLKTVLLGFGLNSDNLHSPNEKYGIENYLKGISTIPLFHKYYAELSK from the coding sequence ATGCAAACTATACAAGAATATGTTGAGGCCAACAAACAACGATTTTTAGATGAGTTGTTTGATTTATTGCGTCTCCCGTCAGTAAGCGCTGATCCAAAATTCAAAGGAGATGTTGAAAAGACTGCGGAATTTGTCGCACAAAAACTAAAGGAAGCTGGCGCAGATCAGGTAGAAATCTGTCAAACTGCTGGTAATCCTATTGTATACGGAGAAAAGATCGTTGACCCTGCACTTCCTACAGTATTGACTTATGGACATTATGATGTGCAACCTGCAGATCCATATGAATTGTGGGATACTCCGCCATTTGAACCAACTATTCGTGATGGCAAAATCTACGCTCGCGGTTCTGCTGATGACAAAGGACAATTTTATATGCATGTAAAGGCATTTGAATACATGATGAAAAATAACGCACTTGCTTGCAATATTAAATTCATGATTGAGGGTGAAGAAGAAGTTGGATCTGTTAATTTAGGAACTTTTGTCAAAGAAAATACGGAAAAATTAAAAGCTGATGTCATTGTTATCTCCGACACCTCTATGATTAGTCTAGAAACTCCATCTTTAGAGACCGGACTAAGAGGACTATCCTATGTTGAAGTAGAAGTAACTGGTCCAAATAGAGATTTACACTCAGGCGTATACGGTGGCGCGGTTGCAAATCCTGCTACAGTATTAGCAAAATTAATCGCATCATTACATGATGAAAATAATCATATTGCAATTCCTGGATTTTACGATGATGTGATAGAACTATCTCAGGAAGAACGTAACGAATTGAATAAAGCTCCATTTGAAATCGAAGAATATAAAAAAGATCTAGGTGTAGAAGCATTATGGGGTGAAGAAGGCTATTCTACCATAGAGCGTACAGGTACTCGTCCGACATTGGAAGTAAATGGTATATGGGGTGGTTATATTGGAGAGGGTGCAAAAACTGTACTTCCTTCTAAAGCATTTGCTAAAATCTCCATGCGCTTGGTGCCAAATCAAAATTCACAACGTATCACAGATTTATTCAAAAAACATTTTGAAGCAATTGCTCCAAAATATGTTCGTGTAGAAGTTAAACCTCATCATGGCGGTGAACCGGTAGTAACTCCTACAGACAGTGTAGCCTATAAAGCTGCCGAAAAAGCACTTACTGAAACATTTGGAGTAAAACCTATTCCAACTCGTGGTGGTGGTTCTATTCCTATTGTTGCTTTATTTGAAGAAGTCTTAGGTTTAAAAACAGTCTTATTAGGTTTCGGATTAAACAGTGACAACTTACACTCTCCTAATGAAAAATACGGTATTGAGAATTATTTGAAAGGTATTTCAACGATTCCCCTATTTCATAAATACTATGCTGAATTAAGTAAGTAA
- a CDS encoding ABC transporter ATP-binding protein, with translation MASSTLIEIQEIARQYTIGTETIHALTSVSLNIKKGEFVALMGPSGSGKSTLMNILGCLDTPNHGAYILNGINVSEMSDDELAEVRNKEIGFVFQTFNLLPKSTALENVALPLIYAGIKQSVREEKATQALNSVGLGNRIDHRPNELSGGQRQRVAVARALINNPSIILADEPTGNLDTKTSIEIMGLLEEIHSKGNTIILVTHEEDIAQHAHRIVRMRDGLIEADYPNTDIKSVSPRLSALEEKGDDFENI, from the coding sequence ATGGCTTCCTCAACATTAATTGAAATTCAAGAAATTGCCCGACAGTATACAATAGGAACAGAAACTATACATGCATTAACATCTGTTTCTTTAAATATAAAGAAAGGGGAGTTTGTTGCATTAATGGGACCATCCGGATCTGGAAAATCAACATTAATGAATATTTTAGGCTGTTTGGACACACCTAATCATGGTGCATATATTCTAAATGGTATTAATGTTAGTGAAATGTCTGATGATGAATTGGCCGAAGTCCGAAATAAAGAAATCGGTTTTGTTTTTCAAACTTTCAATTTATTACCTAAGAGTACAGCATTGGAGAATGTTGCTCTTCCTTTGATCTATGCCGGTATTAAACAAAGTGTACGAGAGGAAAAAGCTACTCAAGCTTTAAATAGTGTTGGCCTAGGGAATCGAATAGACCACCGTCCCAACGAACTTTCGGGTGGTCAACGGCAGCGTGTGGCAGTTGCACGTGCATTGATAAACAACCCTTCTATCATACTCGCTGATGAACCTACAGGAAATTTGGATACCAAGACTTCTATTGAAATCATGGGACTTTTAGAAGAAATTCATTCGAAAGGAAATACGATTATCTTGGTGACGCATGAAGAGGATATCGCCCAACATGCACATCGAATAGTCCGTATGAGAGATGGTTTAATAGAGGCTGATTATCCTAATACAGATATCAAATCAGTTTCTCCTCGATTATCCGCTTTAGAAGAAAAAGGTGACGATTTTGAAAATATTTAA
- a CDS encoding DUF2795 domain-containing protein has translation MYWTLELASHLEDAPWPATKDELIDYGIRSGAPVEVIENLQDLEDDGEPYENIEEIWPDYPTKDDFFFNEDEY, from the coding sequence ATGTATTGGACATTAGAGTTAGCTTCGCATTTAGAAGATGCCCCTTGGCCGGCAACAAAAGATGAATTAATCGACTATGGTATTCGTTCTGGTGCTCCTGTTGAAGTAATCGAAAATTTACAAGATTTAGAGGACGACGGTGAGCCTTATGAAAATATAGAAGAAATTTGGCCAGATTATCCTACTAAGGATGATTTCTTCTTTAACGAGGACGAGTATTAA
- the trpD gene encoding anthranilate phosphoribosyltransferase, which produces MKKILAHLFEYKSFSRKEAYDILINITEGKYDSHQIAAFMTAYGMRSIRVEELGGFRDAMYDLCLKLDFNGYDLIDLCGTGGDGKNTFNISTLASFIVAGAGYHVAKHGNIGVSSGCGSSNVMEYLGYQFTNDKGELSRQLEEANICFLHAPLFHPAMKTVAPIRKALGVKTFFNMLGPLTNPVNPKFQSVGVFSLELARLYGYLYQESAKQYSIIHALDGYDEISLTGDFKVITNSGEQYYSIPQLGFDIVPPASLASGETINEAADTFLAIISNKGNDIQNNVVLTNAAFAIKTFDPEKTFADCFYEAEESLQSGRALNSFKKLITK; this is translated from the coding sequence ATGAAAAAAATATTAGCGCATTTATTCGAATATAAATCATTCAGCAGAAAAGAGGCTTATGACATCCTGATCAATATTACGGAGGGAAAATATGATAGTCATCAAATCGCAGCATTCATGACCGCATATGGCATGCGAAGTATCCGCGTGGAAGAACTAGGTGGATTTAGAGATGCCATGTACGACCTATGCCTAAAACTGGATTTTAACGGTTATGATCTAATCGATTTATGCGGTACAGGAGGCGATGGAAAGAATACCTTTAACATTTCTACTTTAGCTTCTTTTATTGTAGCTGGGGCAGGTTATCATGTCGCTAAACACGGTAATATCGGTGTTTCTTCGGGTTGTGGGTCTTCCAATGTCATGGAGTATTTAGGTTATCAATTTACAAATGATAAGGGCGAACTATCCAGACAACTTGAAGAAGCAAATATTTGCTTTCTACATGCACCATTATTTCATCCTGCAATGAAAACAGTTGCCCCTATTCGAAAGGCATTGGGAGTGAAAACTTTTTTTAATATGTTGGGCCCTTTAACAAATCCTGTAAATCCAAAATTTCAATCAGTAGGTGTCTTCAGTCTCGAGTTAGCCAGATTGTATGGCTATCTTTATCAGGAGTCAGCGAAACAATATTCTATTATACATGCACTTGATGGCTATGATGAAATATCTTTAACAGGTGATTTTAAAGTCATCACCAACTCAGGTGAACAATATTACAGTATCCCACAATTAGGATTTGATATTGTTCCACCAGCATCATTAGCCAGTGGAGAGACCATCAATGAGGCCGCAGATACATTTTTAGCCATTATCAGCAATAAGGGTAATGATATTCAAAACAATGTCGTACTTACAAACGCTGCATTTGCAATTAAAACATTTGATCCTGAGAAGACCTTTGCTGACTGTTTTTATGAAGCTGAAGAATCATTACAAAGTGGAAGAGCATTAAATAGTTTCAAAAAACTTATAACTAAATAA
- a CDS encoding S46 family peptidase gives MKKLWILLLLITASLTTFADEGMWFLMHLKRLNEADMQKKGLKLTAEEIYSINNSSLKDAIVQFNGGCTAEIVSDQGLVFTNHHCGYGAIAELSTPENDHLTNGFWAKTKSEELKPKSLFVRFFVRMDDVSKRILSLVNDKMSESERQKIINQEIAKIEKENSENGKYIVNVKSFYNGNEYYYFVYQDFNDVRLVGTPPNSIGKFGGDTDNWEWPRHTGDFSIFRVYGDKNGNPAEYAKDNVPLKPKHFLPISLKGFKEGDFAMILGYPGRTNRWMPAGGIDQNVKFAYPAWVEASKTGMDAMKKYMDKDQAVKINYASKYSQVANYWKNRQGMIDALTLHKTAITKAQDEAKFNKWANKKENKEQYGDVIATINAYYAATNEKARHDNYLSGMLRSSTLAALPYSIGSGLDMYVKSNEAKRKELLPRLQAAIASGYEKMYLPLEEDVLIDELNLYAKKAGNIAPYVSELASKNNNDLTSYIREAIKNSIFASEERLNNFLSNPTAIALDNDPLYKLSSALLNKYRESAIADKDATDKFEAAHRKYVAGVLASNPKGKFYPDANSTLRLTYGSIKSLPADKRNDAAENYYTTLKGTIAKYKKGDEEFDLPQRLIDLQNNKDYGRYADKAGYLPVNFLSDNDITGGNSGSPVINGNGELIGLAFDGNIEAMAGDVIFDHKLQRTISVDIRYVLFVIDKFAGATNIINELKIVE, from the coding sequence ATGAAAAAATTATGGATCTTATTGCTGCTTATTACAGCAAGTTTGACCACATTTGCTGATGAAGGAATGTGGTTCTTAATGCATTTGAAGCGCCTGAATGAGGCTGATATGCAAAAGAAAGGATTGAAATTGACTGCTGAAGAAATTTACAGTATCAACAATTCTAGTTTAAAAGACGCAATCGTACAATTCAATGGTGGTTGTACTGCTGAAATTGTTTCTGATCAGGGATTAGTATTCACAAACCATCACTGTGGTTATGGAGCTATCGCCGAACTTTCAACTCCTGAAAATGACCACTTAACCAATGGCTTTTGGGCGAAAACAAAATCAGAAGAGCTCAAACCTAAGTCGTTATTCGTTCGTTTCTTTGTTCGTATGGATGATGTTTCAAAAAGAATCTTATCGTTAGTAAATGATAAGATGTCTGAATCTGAACGTCAAAAAATCATTAATCAAGAAATTGCTAAAATCGAAAAAGAGAATAGCGAAAATGGCAAGTACATCGTGAACGTAAAATCATTTTACAATGGAAATGAATATTACTATTTCGTTTATCAAGATTTTAACGATGTTCGATTAGTGGGCACTCCTCCTAACAGTATTGGTAAATTTGGTGGTGACACAGACAACTGGGAGTGGCCACGTCACACTGGAGATTTTTCTATTTTCCGTGTTTATGGTGACAAAAATGGCAATCCCGCAGAATATGCTAAGGACAACGTTCCTTTGAAACCAAAGCATTTTTTACCAATCAGTTTAAAGGGCTTTAAAGAGGGTGACTTTGCTATGATTTTAGGTTACCCTGGTCGTACAAACCGTTGGATGCCTGCTGGTGGAATTGATCAGAATGTAAAATTTGCATATCCTGCTTGGGTTGAAGCTTCTAAAACAGGAATGGATGCCATGAAAAAATACATGGACAAAGATCAAGCAGTTAAAATTAACTATGCTTCTAAATATTCTCAAGTCGCCAATTACTGGAAAAATCGTCAAGGAATGATCGATGCTTTAACTTTACATAAAACTGCCATTACTAAAGCGCAGGATGAAGCAAAATTCAATAAATGGGCTAATAAAAAAGAAAATAAAGAACAATATGGCGACGTTATTGCTACAATCAATGCTTATTATGCCGCAACCAACGAGAAGGCACGTCATGACAACTATTTAAGTGGCATGCTCCGTTCTAGTACCTTGGCAGCATTGCCGTATTCTATAGGTAGTGGTCTAGATATGTATGTGAAGTCGAATGAGGCAAAACGTAAAGAATTGTTACCAAGATTACAAGCAGCTATTGCATCTGGCTACGAAAAAATGTACTTGCCTCTCGAGGAAGATGTTTTAATTGATGAACTAAACCTATATGCAAAAAAAGCTGGTAACATTGCGCCTTACGTTTCAGAATTGGCAAGCAAAAACAATAATGATTTAACTTCGTACATTCGTGAGGCTATCAAAAATAGTATTTTTGCATCTGAAGAGCGTTTGAATAACTTTTTAAGTAATCCTACAGCCATTGCATTAGACAATGACCCACTCTACAAATTATCTTCAGCTTTATTAAATAAATATCGTGAATCTGCAATTGCGGATAAAGATGCTACAGATAAATTTGAAGCAGCACATCGTAAATATGTAGCTGGTGTATTGGCTTCAAATCCAAAAGGTAAATTTTATCCTGATGCAAACAGCACGTTACGTTTAACGTATGGTTCTATTAAATCACTACCTGCAGATAAACGTAATGACGCGGCAGAAAACTACTATACGACTTTAAAAGGTACAATTGCGAAGTACAAAAAAGGAGACGAAGAGTTTGATTTACCGCAGCGATTGATCGATCTGCAGAATAATAAAGATTATGGCCGTTACGCTGATAAAGCTGGTTATCTCCCTGTTAACTTCCTAAGTGATAATGATATTACTGGTGGAAATTCGGGATCTCCTGTAATAAATGGAAATGGTGAATTAATTGGCTTGGCTTTTGATGGTAATATCGAAGCAATGGCAGGTGACGTCATTTTTGATCACAAATTGCAACGCACAATATCTGTTGATATTCGATATGTTCTTTTTGTTATTGACAAATTTGCTGGAGCGACCAATATCATAAATGAATTAAAAATTGTAGAATAA
- a CDS encoding lysophospholipid acyltransferase family protein: MSLLGSYFTGIFYRVKFEEKIDWSKPYILCANHTSVLDITAMTYISPRAITFIGKAELLKNPVTRIFFKTIDIPVDRKSKMSSFRSFKKANEMLKEGKTLAIFPEGKIDEQYPPTIHPFKSGAFRMAIENNIPIIPIVIENAWEILWDDGHQLGSHPGIVKIQVFAPINTLQYNEKNASDLEDYVYNKMLLHWKLQNKL, from the coding sequence ATGAGTTTACTCGGTTCCTACTTTACAGGTATTTTCTATCGCGTCAAGTTTGAGGAAAAAATAGACTGGTCTAAGCCATATATCCTCTGTGCTAATCATACTTCGGTTTTAGACATTACAGCGATGACCTATATTTCACCAAGAGCGATCACTTTTATTGGAAAAGCTGAATTATTAAAGAATCCTGTGACAAGAATTTTCTTCAAAACCATTGATATACCGGTCGATCGTAAAAGTAAAATGTCGTCTTTTAGATCATTCAAAAAGGCTAATGAGATGTTAAAAGAGGGAAAGACGCTAGCCATATTTCCGGAGGGAAAAATTGATGAACAATACCCTCCAACAATACATCCATTTAAATCAGGTGCATTCCGTATGGCAATCGAAAATAATATTCCGATCATACCTATTGTGATTGAAAATGCCTGGGAGATCTTATGGGATGATGGTCATCAATTAGGTTCCCACCCTGGTATAGTAAAAATACAAGTATTTGCGCCAATAAATACACTGCAATACAATGAAAAGAATGCTTCAGACTTAGAAGATTACGTTTATAATAAAATGCTATTACATTGGAAATTGCAGAATAAATTGTAA